CAGCAAGCACAGGAGGCCGGCGGTTCCCGCCTGCATTATCTCTTAACACTTCACCTCTTTCAACCCATGGGCGAAGTACAAAAATGTTGGGTCAGTCGCACCATCTTTGTAGTAAGCAAGAACCACACTGCCATCATCATGCATGCTCTCCCCCACAAAACTGCAAAgcacagccaaaaaaaaaaacttcaatcTAGTTATTCCATCGAGATCTTTACCCTTAACACATCACATGACACAAATAAAAACAGCAATTCTAGCAGGATCACTGATAACCAAAACAACAATGGGTAAAGAGGGAGCAATTCTAGCAGGAACACTGAACCAAAACAACACCAGGTAAAAGATAGAGCAATTCTAGCAGAAACACTGACAACCAAATCGGCACTGGGTAAAAGAGAGAGCGAATCTGGCGGAAACACTGATATAACCAAAACAACACCGGGTAAAAGAGAGAGTGATACTAGCAGAAAAACTTATTACCAAAATGACACCGAGTAAAAGTGACAACAATTCAAGCAGAAACACTGATAACCAAAATGAGACTGGGTAAAGAGAGGGCTCTCACAATTGGAAGTCTTTGAGCATGGGAAGGAGGAACTTAGTTGCTCCCTCAATGTTTTTCTTGAATTCCTCTTGCTTCTCCCCCTCCAGCTTTGCTGACAATGACTTGATGTATTTCTTCATGAAGGCAACAAACAGCTTCTTGTCATAAGCAGGTTGCTCCTGGAAAGATCACATAATATAGTTCAATTCTGCTTCAAAAGATTCAGAAGACATTAAAACCATAAACTCGAATAATGGACACAACTAACCTGGAGCCTAAAGGTGTCAACAATGTCAACAACCTTGACAGCTTGATCATCGACACCTTCATCTTCATCACCACCTTCGGCTGAGGGGTTTGCACCAATGTTTACATCAACTGCTCCTTTAACAACCCACTAAAACAATCCAAAATACATAAAGTATGTTCCTGCATTACTTGGTGCATAGAGAATGTACAGACACAGAAAGAGAATAGTTTAAACCACTAACCTTTCCTTCAACTTCCCATAGTATTCCATTCTGGATTGCTTTGTATGGAAACGAGTCCGAGAGAAGCTCATCTCCTGAAATTGATGAGCAGCACATATATGATCAACAAGTAATTCAGAATTCAAGCATTCACTTAAACAGTCCCAGCACAAATAAAAATCATAGTTCATCCAAACATGTTAAAGCTATGTTCCACATTATCAGACTAACCAACAAATGCAAAATAGCCGTGCAACACACACACTAACAGCAAGAAAATTCATCATTCATTATGAAGATGAGGATGTAGGCAAGGGCAAttattctttttctttaattGGAAAGTGGGGGAAACAGTATGGTACAACTATCTGTTTCAAACAAAAGTATTTCAAACAGAATTTCCACCAGTTCATCACCAAAAAACTTTTCTCGAGTACATATGACTTAAAAGGAGAAATTTTTACATATCAAAATTTAAGAGACTATAAATTTACTCAAGATTCACAGTAAAATATCCATTAAAATAAACAGATCCTgaataaatgaaagaaaatttctcccaaaaataatgcCCATCAAAATAAACAGATCAACTAAAGCCTACATGGATCCTGAACAATCATGGTGCAAAATCCAACAAATAATACTCGCAGAAACAACGagattcaaaataaataaatccaCAGGCGAGAGAAATTACTCAAGTAGCCAACAACTGCATTTAATACCGAGTTCATGGATTCTTAAAAATAAACAAGAGCGGAATAAAACCATAGCATGATGTAGATCCTCAGATCTCAACTGGGAAACTTAAAAATCGCCCAAATCTAATCACAAAAAAACCATACCCGACTCGGGATCTAATACAGAAACTCGAAAGGCACAAGCTTTCTTTTTGAGCAAAAAGAACACATATATATAACGAAAAAAACCTAGAATTCCTACCAAGGTGACACGGAGAAATTAGGAGCAGCACACATAAAATTGACAAATCAAATACGAACAAGGATCAAAATTGAATAGACCCACAGTCATATACTGATTAACAAACAAAAACAGAACATATACAATTTCAGAAACAAGTATGAAGCAGATGAAGAAGATcgtgatgaagaagaagactacCGCTAAGAAGATCCTGATAGAGAAGCATGTTTGCAGAGAGTCTCCCTCGGATCGCTCCAACAGACGGCGCAGCAAAGGATGAGAGGGGAAGGATCAGAGAG
This genomic stretch from Malania oleifera isolate guangnan ecotype guangnan chromosome 3, ASM2987363v1, whole genome shotgun sequence harbors:
- the LOC131150306 gene encoding translationally-controlled tumor protein homolog → MLLYQDLLSGDELLSDSFPYKAIQNGILWEVEGKWVVKGAVDVNIGANPSAEGGDEDEGVDDQAVKVVDIVDTFRLQEQPAYDKKLFVAFMKKYIKSLSAKLEGEKQEEFKKNIEGATKFLLPMLKDFQFFVGESMHDDGSVVLAYYKDGATDPTFLYFAHGLKEVKC